From the genome of Arachis duranensis cultivar V14167 unplaced genomic scaffold, aradu.V14167.gnm2.J7QH unplaced_Scaffold_190018, whole genome shotgun sequence:
GATCCAAAAAAGTCAATAGTGTGCGACTCCATAGCATTTGTTGCGTTTTTCATCGAGGCCTGACCATGTCAGATTTGTGAGATGGCAAACACAATCATCTTAACCACGCTTTGATGTTTTCTAGGCTAATGGTTTCATTTTTGTTTGGCTCCAAAAGTGTAACTCCTCCTTTAAATAAAGCAGTTCGTCTACAGTTAATGTCTTAGAGACTTAGACAGTGCCTGTGTTGGTGCCCATCAAAATAATATTCTGCTTAGTTATTGAGAAGCTTAATGTATAATGGGATCATTTTAAAGCAGAAAGAAcaataaataacaaagaaaagcAGTACCTAAAAATGCAATGCTTCAGCCACCTTTAATATTGGCAGCCAGTGTCCTGTCTGGTGCATCTGGCAGCTGTTTTTCATTACATTCAAGTTCAGAGTCAGTCATGAGCAGCATGAAAGAAAAAGGATACCGCTTCGCTGTTGCACAATATCTTTAAGTGTGCTTTCTccttttttcaattttgaaagcTCAGCCTCATCCTTAGCCAGAGCTGATTTAGCTTTTTCAATTTATTCCCTCCAAAGCTTGACACCATCTCTGAAGAAGGGCAAAGTGTGCAAGGTTAGGGCTAGGACTTTCTACAGGTCGACAATACACATTCTCTATCTTCTCTGTCAGTTACTGCTTCCATCACCAGTGAATTCCTCCTACTTTTTCACTGGTGATATGTATAGGTATTTTGAACCACAAATTGATTTGTGTATACTCCACAACTGCCTCAATCACAGAGNNNNNNNNNNNNNNNNNNNNNNNNNNNNNNNNNNNNNNNNNNNNNNNNNNNNNNNNNNNNNNNNNNNNNNNNNNNNNNNNNNNNNNNNNNNNNNNNNNNNNNNNNNNNNNNNNNNNNNNNNNNNNNNNNNNNNNNNNNNNNNNNNNNNNNNNNNNNNNNNNNNNNNNNNNNNNNNNNNNNNNNNNNNNNNNNNNNNNNNNNNNNNNNNNNNNNNNNNNNNNNNNNNNNNNNNNNNNNNNNNNNNNNNNNNNNNNNNNNNNNNNNNNNNNNNNNNNNNNNNNNNNNNNNNNNNNNNNNNNNNNNNNNNNNNNNNNNNNNNNNNNNNNNNNNNNNNNNNNNNNNNNNNNNNNNNNNNNNNNNNNNNNNNNNNNNNNNNNNNNNNNNNNNNNNNNNNNNNNNNNNNNNNNNNNNNNNNNNNNNNNNNNNNNNNNNNNNNNNNNNNNNNNNNNNNNNNNNNNNNNNNNNNNNNNNNNNNNNNNNNNNNNNNNNNNNNNNNNNNNNNNNNNNNNNNNNNNNNNNNNNNNNNNNNNNNNNNNNNNNNNNNNNNNNNNNNNNNNNNNNNNNNNNNNNNNNNNNNNNNNNNNNNNNNNNNNNNNNNNNNNNNNNNNNNNNNNNNNNNNNNNNNNNNNNNNNNNNNNNNNNNNNNNNNNNNNNNNNNNNNNNNNNNNNNNNNNNNNNNNNNNNNNNNNNNNNNNNNNNNNNNNNNNNNNNNNNNNNNNNNNNNNNNNNNNNNNNNNNNNNNNNNNNNNNNNNNNNNNNNNNNNNNNNNNNNNNNNNNNNNNNNNNNNNNNNNNNNNNNNNNNNNNNNNNNNNNNNNNNNNNNNNNNNNNNNNNNNNNNNNNNNNNNNNNNNNNNNNNNNNNNNNNNNNNNNNNNNNNNNNNNNNNNNNNNNNNNNNNNNNNNNNNNNNNNNNNNNNNNNNNNNNNNNNNNNNNNNNNNNNNNNNNNNNNNNNNNNNNNNNNNNNNNNNNNNNNNNNNNNNNNNNNNNNNNNNNNNNNNNNNNNNNNNNNNNNNNNNNNNNNNNNNNNNNNNNNNNNNNNNNNNNNNNNNNNNNNNNNNNNNNNNNNNNNNNNNNNNNNNNNNNNNNNNNNNNNNNNNNNNNNNNNNNNNNNNNNNNNNNNNNNNNNNNNNNNNNNNNNNNNNNNNNNNNNNNNNNNNNNNNNNNNNNNNNNNNNNNNNNNNNNNNNNNNNNNNNNNNNNNNNNNNNNNNNNNNNNNNNNNNNNNNNNNNNNNNNNNNNNNNNNNNNNNNNNNNNNNNNNNNNNNNNNNNNNNNNNNNNNNNNNNNNNNNNNNNNNNNNNNNNNNNNNNNNNNNNNNNNNNNNNNNNNNNNNNNNNNNNNNNNNNNNNNNNNNNNNNNNNNNNNNNNNNNNNNNNNNNNNNNNNNNNNNNNNNNNNNNNNNNNNNNNNNNNNNNNNNNNNNNNNNNNNNNNNNNNNNNNNNNNNNNNNNNNNNNNNNNNNNNNNNNNNNNNNNNNNNNNNNNNNNNNNNNNNNNNNNNNNNNNNNNNNNNNNNNNNNNNNNNNNNNNNNNNNNNNNNNNNNNNNNNNNNNNNNNNNNNNNNNNNNNNNNNNNNNNNNNNNNNNNNNNNNNNNNNNNNNNNNNNNNNNNNNNNNNNNNNNNNNNNNNNNNNNNNNNNNNNNNNNNNNNNNNNNNNNNNNNNNNNNNNNNNNNNNNNNNNNNNNNNNNNNNNNNNNNNNNNNNNNNNNNNNNNNNNNNNNNNNNNNNNNNNNNNNNNNNNNNNNNNNNNNNNNNNNNNNNNNNNNNNNNNNNNNNNNNNNNNNNNNNNNNNNNNNNNNNNNNNNNNNNNNNNNNNNNNNNNNNNNNNNNNNNNNNNNNNNNNNNNNNNNNNNNNNNNNNNNNNNNNNNNNNNNNNNNNNNNNNNNNNNNNNNNNNNNNNNNNNNNNNNNNNNNNNNNNNNNNNNNNNNNNNNNNNNNNNNNNNNNNNNNNNNNNNNNNNNNNNNNNNNNNNNNNNNNNNNNNNNNNNNNNNNNNNNNNNNNNNNNNNNNNNNNNNNNNNNNNNNNNNNNNNNNNNNNNNNNNNNNNNNNNNNNNNNNNNNNNNNNNNNNNNNNNNNNNNNNNNNNNNNNNNNNNNNNNNNNNNNNNNNNNNNNNNNNNNNNNNNNNNNNNNNNNNNNNNNNNNNNNNNNNNNNNNNNNNNNNNNNNNNNNNNNNNNNNNNNNNNNNNNNNNNNNNNNNNNNNNNNNNNNNNNNNNNNNNNNNNNNNNNNNNNNNNNNNNNNNNNNNNNNNNNNNNNNNNNNNNNNNNNNNNNNNNNNNNNNNNNNNNNNNNNNNNNNNNNNNNNNNNNNNNNNNNNNNNNNNNNNNNNNNNNNNNNNNNNNNNNNNNNNNNNNNNNNNNNNNNNNNNNNNNNNNNNNNNNNNNNNNNNNNNNNNNNNNNNNNNNNNNNNNNNNNNNNNNNNNNNNNNNNNNNNNNNNNNNNNNNNNNNNNNNNNNNNNNNNNNNNNNNNNNNNNNNNNNNNNNNNNNNNNNNNNNNNNNNNNNNNNNNNNNNNNNNNNNNNNNNNNNNNNNNNNNNNNNNNNNNNNNNNNNNNNNNNNNNNNNNNNNNNNNNNNNNNNNNNNNNNNNNNNNNNNNNNNNNNNNNNNNNNNNNNNNNNNNNNNNNNNNNNNNNNNNNNNNNNNNNNNNNNNNNNNNNNNNNNNNNNNNNNNNNNNNNNNNNNNNNNNNNNNNNNNNNNNNNNNNNNNNNNNNNNNNNNNNNNNNNNNNNNNNNNNNNNNNNNNNNNNNNNNNNNNNNNNNNNNNNNNNNNNNNNNNNNNNNNNNNNNNNNNNNNNNNNNNNNNNNNNNNNNNNNNNNNNNNNNNNNNNNNNNNNNNNNNNNNNNNNNNNNNNNNNNNNNNNNNNNNNNNNNNNNNNNNNNNNNNNNNNNNNNNNNNNNNNNNNNNNNNNNNNNNNNNNNNNNNNNNNNNNNNNNNNNNNNNNNNNNNNNNNNNNNNNNNNNNNNNNNNNNNNNNNNNNNNNNNNNNNNNNNNNNNNNNNNNNNNNNNNNNNNNNNNNNNNNNNNNNNNNNNNNNNNNNNNNNNNNNNNNNNNNNNNNNNNNNNNNNNNNNNNNNNNNNNNNNNNNNNNNNNNNNNNNNNNNNNNNNNNNNNNNNNNNNNNNNNNNNNNNNNNNNNNNNNNNNNNNNNNNNNNNNNNNNNNNNNNNNNNNNNNNNNNNNNNNNNNNNNNNNNNNNNNNNNNNNNNNNNNNNNNNNNNNNNNNNNNNNNNNNNNNNNNNNNNNNNNNNNNNNNNNNNNNNNNNNNNNNNNNNNNNNNNNNNNNNNNNNNNNNNNNNNNNNNNNNNNNNNNNNNNNNNNNNNNNNNNNNNNNNNNNNNNNNNNTATATCTCCTCACTGTTATAAATTCCTTCATTGGTAATATTTTAAGTTCTTGCTTTCTTATCATCTTGTACTTTGTTCAAGAGTTGTTGCAGATCAAATAGCCGAGGTTCTCAACTTTTTTGGGTGAGTAAGTTCAAGCTTAATCTGTAATTGATTTCCATTTAATGACATAAAGTAAATTAGTTTACACCAATTTCCATTAGGCTTTGAATATTGGCAGTTGTTCGTTTTGAGAAGGCAATCTGACCCCGACATTCTTTTTTTCTGTAGTCTTAGTGCAGTAATGTGCATAGGAGTAGCTGCCGGGGCTTACATTCTTACCTTATTTGCTGTAAGTTATTATGTTGGTGCTATGCAGCCTCTCCCCTTTTTAAATTACATTAGAGTTTCAATGATGGATCGTCCAATTTTTCTGATGTTTTTATGTGTTTACTGTTTACAATAGATGAAGTATAGACAACGTGTACTTGGTTTGATACTTGTTTCACCTCTATGCAAAGAACCATCTTGGACTGAGTGGTTGTGCAACAAGGTTCTTTTTCTATACCTAAAAGGCTAAAACACTATGTTGTCTTGTAAAAATAAATGTCACTTCTTTCTTATGATTTTGGTAACATATGCAGGTCATGTCAAATTTACTCTATTTTTGTGGCATGTGCGGGGTGGCAAAGGAAATGTTGCTGAAGCGGTACTATAGCAAGGTATACTTTATGCATCCAAATTCCCTCTTTCTACTTCCATTTAGTGAGGCTGAGTTATTTGCTTTTTTATTATGGTGATAGGACATTCGAGGTGGTGCTCAATTCCCAGAGTCAGATATAGTTAAAGCTTGCCGAAGGGTTAGTGAATATTTTTTGTCGTACAACAACTCTATTATGGCTGGTTGCTGGTTACTTGAAGCTGACCACAACTCGTCTTTGTCTGATGTAATATTTTCTGCCTTCTGACAGTCACTGGACGAGATGCACAGTTTGAATGTGTGGCGGTTCCTTGAAGCTATTAATGGGTAAGATTACTTTCTCACTGCAAGATATTAATTCTTTCTAGAGTTGCAACTTCATTTGAATATAGTTGTGGTTAATCTATTTCCATCAGCAAAAATGGATACGCCTACACTTCAGTTCAGTATGTCTTCGACAGCATTGTGCTCGTTGCTCTGTGATAATCACTTTTGTCCCGCCCTTAACTTTTTGTATTGTCGTGTAACAGGAGGCCGGACTTAAGTGAAGGattgagaaaattaaattgccGTTCACTAATTTTTGTTGGGGATATGTCTCCTTTCCACTCGGAAGCTCTCCATATTACTTCAAAGTTAGACAGGCGATTCAGTGCCCTAGTCGAGGTGTTTAATATTGCTCGACTGGATGAAATTTGAATGTGTTAACGAGCTATAGATTTGAtggctgttttttttttgtgtaacTACAGGTTCAAGCATGCGGGTCTATAGTGACAGAGGAGCAGCCTCATGCTATGTTAATACCAATAGAGTACTTTCTGATGGGATATGGTTTGTACAGGCAATCCAAGAGTCTCAGCCCTAGAAGTCCGTTGAGTCCATCGTGGATCTCGCCGGAGCTTTTTACGCCAGAGAGCATGGGTTTGAAATTGAAACCGATAAAGACACGAATTCCCACGTAAACCCAGTAGATGAATGAGGTTGCTTCTGATTTTTGATCTGTTTAATTGAATTCTCGGGTTAGTTGGAATATCTGATGAATGAAGTGATTCCAGATTGCTTGTAGATAAAGGTGATGATGAAAATAAGAAATCAACCACAAAAGAAATGGGAAAGAATTTGGTTGAAATCAACAGATAGTAATTCTTTGATTTGTAATCATATAGATATTTTAATTGATGATCTGAAGCCTGAATGGTAGATAAAGCTTCGGAATTGTCGTTTTTGGATTAccaaaaagagaaacaaaaggATGTTGTGGTTATGATTGTAAAGCAAACATGGAGGGCAAATTGTTACTTCATGCAAATGTCTTGTTTCTGAAGTAATTTCATCATGTTGAAATAGAATAGCGTCTTTCTTAATTGAAGGTATGAACATTTATTGGAATCTTAATATGATGTATGTCAGTATGTGAAATAAAGTTCAATTGTTCATGCACATGGTTGTTAATAACAAGGggaaaaaatacaatttaaaagccaaaaataaaaacaaaataaaagggtTCGGATTGCCTGAAAAttctttaatgaataaaaagtttagaatgaaaataactTGAAAAGATACTATTTGCTTAAGTCATTTTTTTGCATCAATTATAAGTGCATGAACAGTTAAAAAACCGGTATTAACATTTGACATCGATTATACGAAAGCACATTTTTTAGAACAACTATATCTCATTATGTAATAATATACCAAACTGGTGGCGAATCAtgcactaaaaataaaataaaataaaagttttggtTGATCACATTGGGTGTGTTTGGTAATCacgtttgaaagaaaaaaacacgTTAGAGTTTCTTGAAAGCTTCACTTTTTTGTTTGGCTAATTTTCTTCTTTACAAACGTAGAAGTGCTTTTGTTCCTAAACCAACGTTTACAAGAAGCAATAATTTCTAGCTTCTCCGTTGCACTAACGTGCTTTTAGCTAATaccttcaatatttattttttttaccaactttATCCTTTATACATATTATTGCATTATTTATAGAATTCTTATTATTCCTCTCTATATGaactcttttttattattttttatcaattttttatttgacattatatatttttatagttataatttttgtgtattatatttattattatctttttataatagaatttattgattccattaaataataataataatagttaaaaattataatgtactaaaaaagagtactaagagtattaaaaatatactatataaaaaatatataagaaaaaaatataaaaaaattaaacatgtataaaaaaataatattataatttaatgtcATGTCCTTTTAAGTAATTatctatctaaaagtgattttaactaatgttatccaaacaaaatttattttattaaaatcaattttggtaaagagttgccaaacataaatcatgttGACACAAACTTACTTCTATCCAAAATCAATtctataaaatcacttttattcaAACTCCAGATTGAACAACcacaatccaaacacacactgaATCGTAAATGGATAAAAAATACGGTTCAAATTAAAGCCAAAATCAGAGATTTAAAAAACCGGTGTTGAACCGTCGAACCGACCAAAAACAGGTCGATCGAACCGAACAAAATCTGACCGGTTTTCTGAATTTTAGCAAAAATGGCGTCGTATGATTGAGGAACCCTGACCATTACCCAACCCTTCCACAACGGCAAAGCAAAACGCGCCGCACCCACTCACTCCCATCACCCTCGACCTCGAGCTTCTCCTTCCTCTCATCGTTGCCGAGCTCGTCCCTTACTTCCGTCTAGCCACCGGCCTTCTACCGCCGCCGTCGCAGCTTCCTTCCCCTCCA
Proteins encoded in this window:
- the LOC107472600 gene encoding protein NDL2, whose protein sequence is SRVVADQIAEVLNFFGLSAVMCIGVAAGAYILTLFAMKYRQRVLGLILVSPLCKEPSWTEWLCNKVMSNLLYFCGMCGVAKEMLLKRYYSKDIRGGAQFPESDIVKACRRSLDEMHSLNVWRFLEAINGRPDLSEGLRKLNCRSLIFVGDMSPFHSEALHITSKLDRRFSALVEVQACGSIVTEEQPHAMLIPIEYFLMGYGLYRQSKSLSPRSPLSPSWISPELFTPESMGLKLKPIKTRIPT